A region from the Salvelinus fontinalis isolate EN_2023a chromosome 23, ASM2944872v1, whole genome shotgun sequence genome encodes:
- the si:dkey-3d4.3 gene encoding leucine-zipper-like transcriptional regulator 1 translates to MSRRSSSSPSLWTVLPQSGPAPCERYKHACCSYGGSVFVLGGRESHSLRDFWRYNVVRNEWTELDCSCEAAPEDLQEHSMVAHQGVLYVFGGMIDSAYTIWKTPLWVFDIVKEQWVSWQDRNPPQNQVPVNRKGHSAVVFSSAMYIYGGYIDMRASSQEFWKLEFDTMLWSLLDCTQTEVGPGPRHSHSAMTHLDCMYLFGGLRGLREQRDLWRWNSTSHSWSCLNATSGPSKLVGHSTVVYRDSMLLFGGGESQHTPRSCLWRYSFTTQTWGKLAVLPGSNPPPHRIYHCCAGLGPSYQPAVTTTTSTTPTPSTTIRNRLDSKIRPFKNKCFPSSSETEGTIELETFSSSEKLLTEVEGYCNGLSGNDTQRFGNCLTFENQEAFSKQWSCENREEDGSGKPEESHESIAQNLPDLLLVLGGKPLVRHTVISVWQMTLADL, encoded by the exons ATGAGCCGGAGGAGCAGTAGCAGCCCCAGCCTGTGGACCGTACTGCCTCAGAGTGGCCCTGCACCATGTGAACGCTACAAGCACGCCTGCTGCTCCTACGGGGGCAGTGTCTTTgtgttgggagggagggagagccactCGCTCAGGGACTTCTGGAGGTATAATGTTG taCGCAATGAGTGGACAGAGTTGGACTGTAGCTGTGAGGCAGCACCTGAGGATCTTCAGGAACATTCCATGGTGGCCCATCAG GGTGTTCTGTATGTCTTCGGTGGAATGATTGATTCTGCGTACACTATATGGAAAACCCCCCTCTGGGTGTTTGATATTG TGAAAGAGCAGTGGGTGTCCTGGCAGGATAGGAACCCCCCTCAG AATCAGGTGCCAGTCAACAGGAAGGGCCACAGTGCCGTGGTGTTTAGCTCTGCCATGTACATCTACGGAGGATACATTGACATGAGAGCCTCATCACAGGAGTTTTGGAAGTTAGAATTTG ACACTATGTTGTGGTCCCTGCTGGACTGTACCCAGACAGAGGTCGGTCCTGGTCCCAGACACAGCCACTCTGCCATGACCCACCTGGACTGCATGTACCTGTTCGGGGGTCTGAGAGGCCTGAGGGAGCAGAGGGATCTGTGGAGATGGAACTCTACCAGTCATTCCTGGAGCTGTCTCAACGCCAC ATCAGGCCCCTCTAAGCTGGTGGGCCACTCAACTGTGGTCTACCGGGACAGCATGCTTCTGTTTGGAGGAGGAGAAAGCCAGCACACACCCAGGAGCTGTCTATGGAG GTACAGCTTCACCACCCAGACCTGGGGGAAGCTAGCCGTGCTACCCGGCTCCAACCCACCTCCCCACAGGATCTACCACTGCTGTGCCGGCCTGGGCCCTAGCTATCAGCCTGCCGTGACCACAACCACCAGCACCACCCCGACCCCCAGCACCACCATCAGAAACAGACTTGACAGCAAGATACGGCCGTTCAAGAACAAATGCTTCCCATCCTCCTCAGAGACAGAGGGCACTATAGAGCTGGAGACGTTTAGTAGCTCGGAGAAGCTATTGACTGAAGTGGAGGGCTATTGTAATGGTCTAAGTGGGAATGACACTCAGCGGTTTGGGAACTGTCTGACCTTTGAGAACCAGGAGGCCTTCAGTAAGCAGTGGAGCTGTGAGAATAGAGAGGAGGATGGTTCAGGTAAACCAGAGGAGAGCCATGAGAGCATAGCACAAAACCTGCCTGATTTGCTACTGGTGCTGGGGGGAAAGCCCTTAGTTAGACACACTGTCATCTCTGTGTGGCAGATGACATTGGCTGACCTCTGA